A region from the Aegilops tauschii subsp. strangulata cultivar AL8/78 chromosome 5, Aet v6.0, whole genome shotgun sequence genome encodes:
- the LOC109738931 gene encoding protein DETOXIFICATION 49-like translates to MATCHCSEPAQCLHRALLAPYPRLQDRKRTKVPAGDGVLAEVASILCLTAPIVGAGILLYLRSLVSMVFLGRLGQLPLAGGSLALGFANITGYSVLSGLAGGMDPVCGQAFGAGRTDLLRAALRRTVVLLLLASVPISVLWVAMHRVLVATGQDPDIASTAYAYILCSLPDLAVQSFLHPLRIYLRAQSVTLPLTYAAAAAVLLHVPINFVLVDVLGLGIRGVALGAVCTNLNFLLFIVAYVCFFGMYGHDEGETKASVAAAEEEGAKEWWTLVRLSVHSCMSVCLEWWWYEIMVLLCGVLADPKAAVAAMGVLIQTTSLIYIFPHSLGCAVSTRVGHELGARRPERARLVARVGLGLGAVLGLVACAFAVSVRGVWARMFTADDAILRLTAAALPLLGLAELGNCPQTTGCGVLRGSARPEKAARINVSAFYGVGMPVALLLAFRPGRLDFRGMWGGMLAAQLVCAALMLRAVVATDWEEQTERARELTGGNAGDVVDGGKRKHAEAAKADADNSSLVLADCV, encoded by the coding sequence ATGGCCACCTGCCACTGCTCGGAGCCGGCGCAATGCCTCCACCGGGCCCTGCTCGCGCCGTACCCCAGGCTGCAGGACCGCAAGAGGACCAAGGTGCCCGCCGGCGATGGCGTTCTGGCCGAGGTGGCCTCCATCCTCTGCCTCACGGCGCCGATCGTCGGCGCGGGGATCCTCCTCTACCTGCGCTCCCTCGTGTCGATGGTGTTTCTTGGCCGCCTCGGCCAGCTCCCGCTCGCCGGCGGCTCCCTCGCGCTCGGCTTCGCCAACATCACCGGCTACTCCGTGCTCTCCGGCCTCGCCGGCGGCATGGACCCCGTCTGCGGCCAGGCCTTCGGCGCCGGCCGGACGGACCTCCTCCGCGCGGCGCTCCGCCGCACCGTCGTGCTGCTCCTCCTCGCGTCCGTCCCCATCAGCGTGCTCTGGGTCGCCATGCACCGCGTCCTCGTCGCCACTGGCCAGGACCCGGACATCGCCTCCACGGCGTACGCCTACATCCTCTGCTccctccccgacctcgccgtgcAGTCATTTCTCCACCCGCTCCGCATTTACCTCCGCGCGCAGTCCGTCACGCTCCCGCTCACCTACGCGGCGGCGGCCGCCGTGCTCCTCCACGTGCCCATCAACTTCGTCCTCGTGGACGTGCTCGGTCTCGGCATCCGCGGCGTCGCCCTCGGCGCCGTCTGCACCAACCTGAATTTCCTGCTGTTCATCGTGGCGTACGTGTGCTTCTTCGGAATGTACGGCCACGACGAGGGCGAGACGAAAGCGTCCGTGGCGGCGGCCGAGGAGGAGGGCGCCAAGGAGTGGTGGACCTTGGTGAGGTTGTCCGTGCACAGCTGCATGTCGGTCTGCTTGGAGTGGTGGTGGTACGAGATCATGGTGCTCCTCTGCGGCGTGCTCGCCGACCcaaaggcggcggtggcggccATGGGGGTGCTGATCCAGACCACATCGCTCATATACATCTTCCCGCACTCCCTCGGCTGCGCGGTGTCCACGCGCGTCGGCCACGAGCTCGGCGCCCGCCGGCCAGAACGTGCGCGCCTCGTGGCGCGCGTCGGGCTCGGTCTCGGCGCGGTGCTAGGCCTCGTGGCATGCGCATTCGCGGTGTCCGTGCGGGGCGTGTGGGCGCGGATGTTCACCGCGGACGATGCCATCCTGCGGCTCACGGCCGCGGCGCTGCCGCTGCTGGGGTTGGCCGAGCTGGGCAATTGCCCGCAGACGACAGGGTGCGGCGTGCTGCGCGGCAGCGCGCGCCCCGAGAAGGCGGCGAGGATCAACGTCTCGGCGTTCTACGGCGTGGGCATGCCCGTGGCGCTGCTGCTGGCATTCCGGCCAGGGCGGCTCGACTTCCGCGGGATGTGGGGCGGCATGCTGGCCGCGCAGCTGGTGTGCGCCGCGCTGATGCTGCGCGCCGTGGTGGCGACGGACTGGGAGGAGCAGACGGAGCGCGCGCGCGAGCTCACCGGCGGCAATGCCGGCGATGTTGTGGACGGCGGCAAGAGAAAGCATGCAGAAGCGGCCAAAGCAGATGCCGACAACTCATCGCTCGTGCTGGCCGACTGTGTGTAG